The Archangium lipolyticum genome window below encodes:
- a CDS encoding nucleotidyltransferase domain-containing protein produces MLTRVVDALRPVPGLTALVLGGSRGRGTAGPASDYDIGLYYEPDAPIDLVALQAAIAPLVDAPSSTVTRIGEWGPWINGGGWLTIAGTEVDLLYRDLGRVREVIAEARQGRFSMNYQPGHPHGFCSVIWMGEVATCRPLLDPFGRIAELKGETWPFPEALRDALIARFGWEVGFAIENAGLAARRAEQTHIAGCAYRALCCVAQVLFALNGRYLINEKGAVAEAATYPITIEGLANTQAEIWRDIGNADHESALRRLHGLSDALRAIVERAGAKV; encoded by the coding sequence ATGCTTACCCGTGTGGTTGATGCGCTCCGGCCCGTTCCTGGTCTGACCGCGCTCGTTCTCGGTGGTTCGCGCGGAAGAGGCACGGCTGGCCCCGCTTCCGACTACGACATCGGCCTGTACTACGAGCCCGACGCGCCGATCGATCTCGTGGCCCTCCAGGCGGCCATCGCCCCACTCGTCGATGCTCCATCGTCGACGGTGACCCGGATCGGTGAGTGGGGGCCGTGGATCAACGGCGGCGGTTGGCTCACCATCGCGGGCACGGAGGTCGATCTCCTCTACCGCGATCTCGGACGCGTGCGCGAGGTCATCGCCGAGGCGCGGCAGGGCCGCTTCTCGATGAACTACCAGCCAGGCCACCCTCACGGCTTCTGCTCGGTCATCTGGATGGGAGAGGTCGCGACCTGTCGGCCGCTCCTCGATCCGTTCGGCCGCATCGCGGAGCTGAAGGGGGAGACCTGGCCCTTCCCGGAGGCGCTGAGGGACGCGCTGATTGCCCGCTTCGGCTGGGAAGTGGGCTTCGCCATCGAGAATGCCGGGCTCGCGGCCAGGCGCGCCGAGCAGACGCACATCGCGGGCTGCGCCTACCGGGCGCTGTGCTGCGTGGCGCAGGTGCTGTTCGCCTTGAACGGCCGCTACCTCATCAACGAGAAGGGCGCCGTCGCCGAAGCCGCGACCTACCCGATCACGATCGAGGGCCTGGCCAATACGCAGGCCGAGATCTGGCGCGACATCGGCAACGCGGACCATGAGAGCGCGCTGCGTCGGCTGCACGGCTTGTCCGACGCGCTACGCGCGATCGTCGAGCGAGCGGGGGCGAAGGTGTGA
- a CDS encoding Rossmann-fold NAD(P)-binding domain-containing protein, translating to MSTNTQQPVLIIGGSGVVGSRAARALRRLQPALRMTLGARDLARADALAKELGGANAARIDLERQDLGLPTDAAFSAVVVFLKDTSLNSMKYAQAKGIPYVAFSDFVFDIGPVVAHYIHKPGSAPILMLGHFLGGTVTLAALLFAREFQRIHSIEIGAVFDEEDVGGPAAKGDLERVAQSVPHPLLLKDGKFLWAQGEDATRVFRGVDGTEWKGQAYPLLDVVSLAAATDARTVRLDFAVRPTASRRPGQGLSHEVIIEIVGERKDGTTGRVRHELTDGDVHSGMSARGAALAVERLLGLAGGPPVVPGLYHPEGLLDPAYVIERLKEFGTRVQRV from the coding sequence ATGTCCACGAATACACAGCAGCCCGTTCTCATCATCGGAGGCTCCGGCGTCGTCGGCAGTCGCGCGGCCCGAGCACTTCGTCGGCTCCAGCCAGCCCTTCGCATGACCCTCGGCGCGCGAGACCTCGCCCGGGCCGACGCGCTCGCGAAGGAGCTCGGCGGTGCGAATGCGGCGAGAATCGACCTGGAGCGCCAGGACCTGGGCCTCCCCACCGATGCGGCCTTCAGTGCCGTGGTCGTGTTCCTGAAGGACACCTCGCTCAATTCGATGAAGTACGCGCAGGCCAAGGGCATCCCCTATGTCGCCTTCTCGGACTTCGTCTTCGACATCGGTCCAGTGGTCGCGCACTACATCCACAAGCCTGGCAGCGCCCCCATCCTCATGCTCGGCCACTTCCTCGGCGGAACGGTGACGCTGGCGGCCCTCCTCTTCGCCAGGGAGTTCCAGCGCATTCATTCCATCGAAATCGGCGCGGTCTTCGATGAGGAGGACGTGGGCGGGCCCGCGGCGAAAGGCGACCTGGAGCGCGTCGCTCAGAGCGTGCCGCATCCTCTGCTGCTCAAGGACGGGAAGTTCCTCTGGGCCCAGGGAGAGGACGCGACCCGCGTCTTCCGGGGCGTGGATGGAACGGAGTGGAAGGGGCAGGCCTACCCGCTGCTCGACGTCGTGAGCCTCGCGGCCGCGACGGACGCCAGAACCGTTCGCCTCGACTTCGCGGTGAGGCCCACGGCCAGCCGCCGCCCTGGCCAGGGTCTTTCACACGAGGTCATCATCGAAATCGTGGGCGAGCGGAAGGATGGGACGACGGGACGCGTCCGTCACGAGCTCACCGACGGCGACGTGCACTCCGGCATGAGCGCCCGAGGCGCTGCGCTCGCGGTAGAGCGGCTGCTCGGCCTCGCGGGGGGTCCTCCCGTGGTGCCAGGGCTCTACCACCCCGAGGGACTGCTCGACCCGGCCTACGTGATCGAGCGGTTGAAGGAGTTCGGCACCCGCGTTCAACGCGTGTGA
- a CDS encoding GNAT family N-acetyltransferase encodes MIHIVHAAMPGQIDQARTLILEYTKALGIDLGFQDFEQEMADFPGAYSPPSGRLLLALDGSDAAGCVGIRGLEQGACEMKRLYIRPAYRSHGLGRRLVEAALEQARAIGYSAMYLDTLPEMESAIRLYQALGFERTAPYYDNPIPGALFFRLQM; translated from the coding sequence ATGATCCACATCGTTCATGCCGCCATGCCAGGGCAGATCGATCAGGCACGTACCCTCATCCTGGAGTACACGAAAGCCCTGGGTATCGACCTCGGCTTCCAGGATTTCGAGCAGGAGATGGCCGATTTCCCGGGGGCCTACTCTCCACCGAGCGGCCGCTTGTTGCTCGCCCTGGACGGGTCTGACGCCGCGGGCTGCGTGGGAATTCGCGGGTTGGAGCAGGGCGCGTGCGAGATGAAGCGGCTCTACATCCGTCCCGCCTATCGCAGCCACGGCCTGGGGAGGAGGCTCGTCGAGGCCGCCTTGGAGCAGGCGCGAGCCATCGGATATTCCGCCATGTACCTCGACACGCTGCCCGAGATGGAATCCGCCATCAGGCTGTATCAGGCTTTAGGATTCGAGCGGACGGCGCCGTACTACGACAATCCCATCCCCGGGGCTCTGTTCTTCAGGCTCCAAATGTAG
- a CDS encoding esterase-like activity of phytase family protein: MRRLLLFSTLCAAVSGIACDSPPKDNGTVKEPTLISRAILPSDLYQPGPPSGALVTPDNGVTGPLPGQPIPGFSAILDAGGGEFWAMPDNGFGTKNNSPDFLLRIYRIRPQFRTEKGGSGTVEVLSFVQLSDPDGKIPFALTRQDRLLTGADFDLESVRRTQAGDFWFGEEFGPFLLHTDANGKVLEAPIPLPDVRSPQNPYLPGENAWTLRASRGFEGMALSTDGKWLYPVIEGALREDTDPRRRIVNQFDLAAGKYTSQKWNYRVDAEFPDAVIGDFTALDANRFLAIERDDDQGEQARQKKIYLVDLRRMDAEGYLEKQLVVDLLRIRDPNGISLPARAGEFGVGDPFSFPLQSVESLEVLDSERLLIANDNNYPGSDGRWIARDRPDDIELIIVRVPPLRP, from the coding sequence ATGAGAAGGTTGCTGCTGTTCTCCACGCTCTGCGCCGCGGTATCGGGCATTGCCTGCGATTCCCCTCCCAAGGACAACGGCACGGTCAAGGAGCCCACGCTCATCAGCCGGGCCATCCTACCCTCGGATCTCTACCAGCCGGGGCCTCCCTCGGGTGCTCTCGTCACCCCCGACAACGGTGTGACGGGTCCGCTTCCGGGCCAGCCGATCCCCGGCTTCTCGGCCATTCTCGATGCGGGGGGTGGTGAGTTCTGGGCCATGCCCGACAACGGCTTCGGTACGAAGAACAACTCGCCGGACTTCCTGCTCCGCATCTACCGCATCCGCCCGCAGTTCCGCACGGAGAAGGGCGGCAGCGGTACGGTCGAAGTGCTCTCCTTCGTGCAACTCAGCGATCCGGATGGGAAGATTCCCTTCGCGCTCACTCGCCAGGACCGGCTGCTGACCGGCGCCGACTTCGACCTCGAGTCCGTGCGCCGCACACAGGCCGGCGACTTCTGGTTCGGTGAGGAGTTCGGGCCGTTCCTCCTGCACACCGACGCGAACGGCAAGGTGCTCGAGGCGCCGATTCCCCTGCCCGATGTGCGGTCGCCGCAGAATCCCTACCTCCCCGGGGAAAATGCGTGGACGCTCCGTGCCAGCCGTGGCTTCGAGGGCATGGCCCTGAGCACCGATGGCAAGTGGCTCTACCCTGTGATCGAGGGGGCGCTCCGCGAGGATACGGATCCCCGGCGCCGCATCGTGAACCAGTTCGATCTGGCCGCCGGCAAGTACACCAGCCAGAAGTGGAACTACCGGGTGGACGCGGAGTTCCCGGACGCTGTCATCGGCGATTTCACGGCACTGGATGCCAACCGCTTCCTGGCGATCGAGCGCGACGATGATCAGGGCGAGCAGGCCCGGCAGAAGAAGATCTACCTGGTCGACCTGCGGCGCATGGACGCCGAGGGGTACCTGGAGAAGCAACTCGTGGTGGATCTGCTGCGGATCCGGGACCCGAACGGAATCTCGCTCCCGGCCCGGGCGGGTGAGTTCGGTGTCGGCGACCCGTTCTCCTTCCCCCTCCAGTCCGTCGAGAGCCTCGAGGTGCTCGACTCCGAACGGCTGCTGATCGCCAATGACAACAACTACCCTGGGAGTGACGGGCGCTGGATCGCCCGCGATCGCCCGGACGACATCGAGCTGATCATCGTCCGCGTGCCGCCCCTGCGCCCCTGA
- a CDS encoding class I SAM-dependent methyltransferase, with the protein MKTGSPQQKVHPQPEHASGPATSTVSRIAAGNNMDNDRNPQAEQMGDESMARNLSHQAQAIWPQEQRLFDRYGLSGPLSILDLGCGTGEITRRLAALYPQATLLGIDILESNLALARRQGDASGGRIRYEQGDAFALKQGDASFDLVVCRHVSQAVPDFPQVLTELSRVLKPGGWLHLLSEDYGMLHMPVHEGATFDPDRFWNTHVIPFAHNIGCDARIGRHSPPLLERFGYLDIAMDYVTVDTLRVPRATFAGILKAWRDGYAAPLAGVTRRPIAEVTADFDAMISAIETPPQYVVWHVPIVSGRKPG; encoded by the coding sequence TTGAAGACCGGCTCCCCCCAGCAGAAGGTGCATCCGCAGCCGGAGCACGCGTCTGGCCCGGCCACCTCCACCGTCAGTAGGATCGCCGCAGGGAACAACATGGATAACGATCGCAATCCGCAAGCAGAACAGATGGGCGACGAGTCGATGGCGCGCAACCTCTCGCACCAGGCCCAGGCCATCTGGCCGCAGGAACAGAGGCTGTTCGACCGCTATGGCCTGTCGGGGCCGTTGAGCATCCTCGATCTGGGCTGTGGCACCGGGGAGATCACCCGGCGGCTGGCCGCGCTCTACCCACAGGCGACCTTGCTCGGCATCGACATCCTCGAGTCGAACCTCGCGCTCGCGCGCCGCCAGGGAGACGCGTCCGGTGGGCGCATCCGCTACGAGCAGGGCGATGCCTTCGCCCTCAAGCAGGGCGATGCCAGCTTCGACCTCGTGGTGTGCCGGCACGTATCGCAGGCGGTGCCCGACTTCCCACAGGTGCTGACCGAGCTCTCCCGCGTGCTCAAGCCCGGCGGCTGGCTCCACCTGCTGTCCGAGGACTACGGCATGTTGCACATGCCCGTGCACGAGGGTGCGACCTTCGATCCGGACCGGTTCTGGAACACGCACGTGATCCCGTTCGCACACAACATCGGCTGCGATGCCCGCATCGGCCGCCATTCGCCGCCCTTGCTGGAACGGTTCGGTTATCTCGACATCGCGATGGACTACGTCACCGTCGACACGCTGCGCGTGCCGCGCGCCACCTTCGCCGGCATTCTCAAGGCCTGGCGCGACGGTTACGCGGCCCCCTTGGCGGGAGTGACCCGGCGTCCGATCGCCGAGGTCACCGCCGATTTCGATGCCATGATCTCTGCGATCGAGACCCCACCCCAATACGTGGTGTGGCACGTACCGATCGTGTCGGGCCGCAAGCCAGGGTAG
- a CDS encoding TIGR02587 family membrane protein produces the protein MDDARHEPEKDASPQRRRRPVMESLREYGRGIAGGLLFSLPLLYTMEVWWAGFIARPAHLLLYLLGTFVLLLGYNRYGGFRRDVDWSEVFTDSVEELGLGLLVSTGVLFLIGRITANSSWPEAVGMVTVEAGTVAIGISVGSAQFGGGGGKEGSEETEREAAEHVPGQLVIGFCGAVLFAANVAPTEEIVMIAVELTPGQLLGTAMLSLLLGGLILYQLDFTGARRFARHRRLGDVLMGTVITYALALASSALVLWFFGRFEGNGLSICVAQVVVLGFAGTLGASAGRLLIQS, from the coding sequence ATGGATGACGCGCGGCACGAGCCGGAGAAAGACGCTTCACCCCAGAGGCGCCGCCGTCCGGTGATGGAGTCCCTGCGCGAGTACGGCCGGGGCATCGCGGGCGGGCTGCTCTTCAGCCTTCCCCTGCTCTACACGATGGAGGTGTGGTGGGCGGGCTTCATCGCCCGGCCCGCCCACCTGCTGCTCTACCTGCTGGGGACCTTCGTGCTGCTGCTCGGCTACAACCGCTATGGCGGCTTCCGGCGGGATGTGGATTGGAGCGAGGTGTTCACGGACTCGGTGGAGGAGCTGGGGCTGGGGCTCCTGGTGTCCACGGGGGTGCTCTTCCTGATTGGCCGCATCACGGCGAACAGCTCGTGGCCGGAGGCGGTGGGAATGGTGACGGTGGAGGCGGGCACCGTGGCCATCGGGATCTCCGTGGGCAGCGCGCAGTTCGGGGGCGGAGGCGGCAAGGAAGGGAGCGAGGAGACGGAGCGCGAGGCGGCCGAGCACGTGCCCGGACAGCTCGTCATCGGCTTCTGCGGAGCGGTGCTCTTCGCGGCCAACGTGGCGCCCACGGAGGAGATCGTGATGATCGCCGTGGAGCTGACCCCCGGGCAGCTGTTGGGGACGGCGATGCTCTCGCTGCTGCTCGGGGGGCTCATCCTGTACCAGCTCGACTTCACGGGCGCGCGCCGCTTCGCCCGGCATCGCCGGCTGGGAGACGTGCTGATGGGCACGGTCATCACCTATGCGCTGGCGCTCGCCTCCTCGGCGCTGGTGCTGTGGTTCTTCGGCCGCTTCGAAGGCAATGGGTTGTCCATCTGCGTGGCGCAGGTGGTGGTCCTGGGATTCGCGGGGACGCTCGGCGCCTCCGCGGGAAGGCTGCTCATCCAATCATGA
- the bfr gene encoding bacterioferritin, translating to MKGHPQVLDLLNDILTTELTAINEYFLHARIASNWGYERLGKKIYEESIGEMKHADRIVQRILFLDGLPNLQRLGKVNVGETIPEMLRLDLDLELGSQKRLNEGIELCRSLADNGSRELLETILEDTEEHIDWLEAQIELMKQVGETNYLAQQIKKES from the coding sequence ATGAAAGGCCACCCCCAGGTCCTCGACCTCCTCAACGACATCCTGACCACCGAGTTGACGGCGATCAACGAGTACTTCCTGCACGCGCGCATCGCGAGCAACTGGGGGTATGAGCGGCTCGGAAAGAAGATCTACGAAGAGTCGATCGGCGAGATGAAGCACGCCGACCGGATCGTCCAGCGCATCCTGTTCCTCGATGGCCTGCCCAACCTGCAGCGTCTGGGCAAGGTGAACGTGGGCGAGACCATCCCGGAGATGCTCCGCCTGGATCTGGACCTGGAGCTCGGCTCGCAGAAGCGCCTCAACGAGGGCATCGAGCTGTGCCGCTCGTTGGCGGACAACGGCAGCCGCGAGCTGCTGGAGACGATCCTCGAGGACACCGAGGAGCACATCGACTGGCTCGAAGCCCAGATCGAGCTGATGAAGCAGGTAGGCGAGACGAACTACCTCGCCCAGCAGATCAAGAAGGAAAGCTGA
- a CDS encoding CocE/NonD family hydrolase translates to MRSVRAFWVRCFVVLLGCCTVGCGLVRNAIQEDRRSSHELPAFTHEPGSWRTEAVRMRDGVELSTRIFLPKGVERAPVVLIRNPYDLGPFIDLTCDLFVRYGLGCVLQDVRGRMASGGEWWPLMNEVSDGQDTLRWLVGQPFVDGNIALYGMSYLGGTALAAMTGELPVEVRTVVVSVFGTDLREVVSERGHLPHELLTAWAAFMPGRQGTRASAGKAYRKMLEHRPHLEADVAATGAPLPFYREWLNALEPGGGLWRRPETEALRRMPERLPVPMLLVGGFDDPFLPATLRTWESLASRDRSVMVLGPWNHVGAQSGAVKTPGIKDDMNQWGFTIPWLRHALQGVPLPYEAGRVVVAGHGDSGARVLPTWPPATREQVFFLDTAPAGGAPGACASASLGAQPPAASASLTYRYDPAEPWRSEGGARGLAFAMLGRQGITPGPVVQTWPCARQDVLRFVGPAAESDMRIAGRARLRLRVRSSAEDTAFVAKLVDVDAEGRALHVTDGAATLRLPLADTLEPLPYALGSEREVEIDFYPASWVLAKGHRLGLWVSSSNYPMLSAHLNTARPWYEETTPVVAAQTVELGGGEGASRLLLPVELPGGIP, encoded by the coding sequence ATGCGGAGTGTTCGAGCGTTCTGGGTCCGGTGTTTCGTCGTCCTCCTGGGGTGCTGCACCGTGGGCTGTGGCCTGGTGCGCAACGCCATCCAGGAAGATCGGCGGTCCTCCCATGAGCTTCCGGCCTTCACCCACGAGCCGGGGTCCTGGCGAACGGAAGCCGTGCGCATGCGGGATGGTGTGGAGCTGTCCACGCGCATCTTCCTGCCGAAGGGAGTGGAGCGCGCACCGGTGGTGCTCATCCGCAACCCCTACGACCTCGGGCCGTTCATCGATCTGACCTGTGATCTGTTCGTCCGCTACGGCCTGGGTTGTGTGCTGCAGGACGTGCGGGGACGGATGGCCAGTGGCGGTGAGTGGTGGCCCCTGATGAACGAGGTCTCCGATGGCCAGGACACCCTGCGCTGGCTCGTGGGGCAACCCTTCGTCGATGGCAACATCGCGCTCTACGGCATGTCGTACCTCGGAGGCACGGCGCTCGCCGCGATGACGGGGGAACTGCCGGTCGAGGTGAGGACGGTGGTCGTCTCCGTCTTCGGCACGGACCTGCGGGAGGTGGTCTCCGAGCGAGGGCACCTCCCGCATGAGCTGTTGACGGCGTGGGCGGCCTTCATGCCGGGCCGCCAAGGGACCCGTGCCTCGGCGGGGAAGGCCTACCGGAAGATGCTCGAGCACCGGCCGCATCTCGAGGCCGATGTCGCGGCCACCGGCGCGCCGCTTCCGTTCTACCGGGAGTGGCTGAACGCGTTGGAGCCCGGGGGAGGCCTGTGGCGGCGGCCGGAGACCGAGGCCCTGCGGCGGATGCCGGAACGGCTCCCGGTCCCGATGCTCCTCGTCGGTGGCTTCGATGATCCCTTCCTGCCGGCCACCCTGCGCACGTGGGAGTCACTCGCCTCGCGCGACCGGAGCGTGATGGTGCTGGGGCCGTGGAACCATGTGGGCGCGCAGAGCGGGGCCGTGAAGACCCCCGGTATCAAGGACGACATGAACCAGTGGGGGTTCACCATTCCGTGGCTGCGCCATGCGCTCCAGGGCGTGCCCCTGCCGTACGAGGCGGGCCGCGTGGTGGTCGCCGGGCACGGGGACAGCGGGGCCCGTGTCCTGCCCACGTGGCCTCCCGCGACGCGGGAGCAGGTGTTCTTCCTGGACACGGCGCCGGCCGGAGGTGCGCCCGGGGCGTGTGCCTCGGCCTCGTTGGGCGCCCAGCCACCGGCCGCGTCCGCGTCGCTGACCTACCGATACGATCCCGCCGAGCCCTGGCGGAGCGAGGGTGGGGCGCGAGGGCTGGCCTTCGCCATGTTGGGCCGCCAGGGAATCACGCCGGGCCCGGTGGTGCAGACGTGGCCGTGCGCGCGGCAGGACGTGCTGCGCTTCGTTGGACCCGCGGCGGAGTCCGATATGCGCATCGCCGGCCGCGCTCGGCTGCGTCTTCGCGTGCGGTCGAGCGCGGAGGACACCGCCTTCGTCGCCAAGCTCGTCGACGTGGATGCGGAAGGGCGCGCGCTGCATGTCACCGACGGTGCGGCGACCCTGCGTCTGCCGCTGGCGGACACGCTGGAGCCCCTGCCATACGCACTGGGCAGTGAGCGCGAGGTGGAGATCGACTTCTATCCCGCCTCGTGGGTGCTGGCGAAGGGCCACCGGCTCGGGCTCTGGGTGTCCTCGTCGAACTACCCCATGCTGTCGGCGCACCTGAACACCGCGCGCCCCTGGTACGAGGAGACGACGCCGGTGGTGGCCGCGCAGACGGTGGAGCTCGGAGGAGGGGAGGGAGCTTCGAGGCTGCTCCTGCCGGTAGAGCTTCCGGGTGGAATCCCATGA
- a CDS encoding phosphatase PAP2 family protein encodes MEKQHEDFPSRESAADHAQATPKEVNPPALPSRRSFLGGLGGTALAALAAGAPVSEFACEPPEDPTNPETHRAQARRIRSYQLRHQAALNEFKQGVFPKRTNGDEERYPHRIGNYSKGLPHNELGEVDPSAYNAMLRALATGRFEDFEALPLGGRLKLTNPLGGLTYDLVGPDAAAVHLDTPPALASPEAAAQVAELYWMALCRDIPFTDYSTDPTIAAAIEDLNRYSGYQGPKPITPQTLFRMDSPGVLEGPMVSQFLLRPWTYDGIPIESRLRVPLPVTTGEGIDFMTSYDEWLAAQRGFPAGTTITPPRMDPVPRYIHDLRALGQNANSDVHFTPYLRAALILLGLGDAALSDRNPYKASRTQTGFASFGASHLLTLLGCLTRTSHHGFYGKWFIHRYLRPDAFGGRVHNRRQGAADYPIHPELLDSPVLDRIHAYNELVNKRRGLNDGQGSFLLPVMMPIGSPTDPSHPAGHGYTAGSRVSLLKAWFKEDFVIPNPVKPNRDGTGLEPYVPGVDGPPLTVAGELNKLAHNTSMGRDAYGIHYRADDLAGFRLGEDVAIRLLREERPTYAESVFQGFAFTRLDGTPIEL; translated from the coding sequence ATGGAAAAGCAACACGAGGACTTTCCGTCACGGGAGTCAGCGGCGGACCACGCCCAGGCAACACCCAAGGAGGTGAACCCGCCGGCACTGCCCAGCCGCCGCAGCTTCCTGGGCGGGCTGGGAGGCACGGCGCTGGCCGCCCTGGCGGCGGGCGCCCCGGTGAGCGAATTCGCCTGTGAGCCGCCCGAGGACCCCACGAATCCGGAAACGCACCGGGCCCAGGCCCGGCGCATCCGTTCGTACCAACTGCGCCACCAGGCCGCCCTCAACGAGTTCAAGCAGGGCGTCTTCCCCAAGCGGACCAACGGGGATGAAGAGCGCTACCCCCATCGCATTGGCAACTACTCCAAGGGCCTGCCCCACAATGAGCTGGGCGAGGTGGACCCCAGTGCCTACAACGCGATGCTGCGCGCGCTCGCCACCGGCCGCTTCGAGGACTTCGAGGCCCTCCCGCTGGGCGGCCGACTGAAGCTGACCAACCCCCTGGGCGGCCTGACGTACGATCTGGTGGGACCGGATGCCGCCGCCGTGCATCTCGACACGCCCCCTGCCCTGGCCAGTCCCGAGGCGGCGGCCCAGGTGGCGGAGCTCTACTGGATGGCGCTCTGCCGCGACATCCCCTTCACCGACTATTCCACCGATCCCACCATCGCCGCGGCCATCGAGGATCTCAACCGGTACTCCGGCTACCAGGGCCCCAAGCCCATCACCCCGCAGACGCTCTTCCGCATGGACAGCCCCGGAGTCCTGGAGGGACCCATGGTCTCCCAGTTCCTGCTGCGGCCCTGGACGTACGATGGCATCCCCATCGAGTCCCGGCTCAGGGTTCCGCTGCCCGTGACCACCGGCGAGGGCATCGACTTCATGACGTCCTATGACGAGTGGCTGGCGGCGCAGCGCGGCTTCCCCGCGGGGACGACCATCACCCCTCCGCGCATGGATCCGGTGCCCCGGTACATCCACGATCTGCGCGCGCTGGGCCAGAACGCCAACTCGGACGTGCACTTCACCCCCTACCTCCGGGCGGCCCTCATCCTCCTGGGCCTGGGCGATGCAGCCCTGAGCGACCGCAATCCCTACAAGGCGAGCAGGACGCAGACCGGGTTCGCCAGCTTCGGGGCGTCCCACCTGCTCACGCTGCTGGGCTGCCTCACCCGGACCAGCCACCACGGCTTCTATGGCAAGTGGTTCATCCACCGCTACCTGCGGCCAGATGCCTTTGGCGGGCGCGTGCACAACCGCCGGCAGGGCGCCGCGGACTACCCCATCCACCCGGAGCTGCTGGACTCGCCCGTGCTCGATCGCATCCATGCCTACAACGAGCTGGTCAACAAGCGGCGGGGGTTGAACGACGGCCAGGGCTCGTTCCTGCTGCCAGTCATGATGCCCATCGGCTCGCCCACGGATCCCTCCCACCCGGCGGGGCACGGCTACACCGCGGGCTCCCGCGTCTCCCTCCTCAAGGCCTGGTTCAAGGAGGACTTCGTGATCCCCAACCCCGTCAAACCCAACCGTGACGGCACGGGACTCGAGCCCTACGTGCCCGGTGTGGATGGACCCCCACTCACCGTGGCCGGGGAGCTCAACAAGCTCGCCCACAACACCTCGATGGGACGGGATGCGTACGGCATCCACTACCGGGCCGATGATCTCGCCGGCTTCCGTCTGGGCGAGGATGTGGCCATCCGCCTTCTCCGGGAGGAGCGCCCCACCTACGCCGAGTCGGTCTTCCAGGGGTTTGCCTTCACCCGTCTGGATGGCACCCCTATCGAGCTGTGA
- a CDS encoding (2Fe-2S)-binding protein has translation MIVCLCRVVSDRTIRARISEGVRTVDDLGRACGAGTGCGGCKGQLAQLIMETRQEARSTSASAAREDCTGITLPVVSAAI, from the coding sequence ATGATCGTGTGCCTGTGCCGTGTCGTGTCGGATCGGACCATTCGAGCCCGGATTTCCGAGGGAGTGCGGACCGTGGATGACCTGGGACGCGCGTGTGGAGCTGGAACCGGGTGTGGCGGGTGCAAGGGCCAGCTGGCTCAGCTGATCATGGAGACCCGGCAAGAGGCCCGTTCAACATCCGCATCCGCCGCTCGGGAGGATTGTACGGGCATCACCCTCCCGGTAGTGTCCGCGGCCATATGA